One part of the Halobacteriovorax vibrionivorans genome encodes these proteins:
- a CDS encoding DUF444 family protein → MDHPIKRDHARFRKIIKGKVRDNLRKYIAGGEMPIPKGNGQFKVPMPSINTPRFRFGDKSQGGTGQGDGQPGDPVDGQGEPGEGQGEPGEAGEQEGEKALDVEMSLDELASILGDELALPKIEPKGKKNMESTVDRYTSIGTVGPDSLKHYKRSFKEALKRQIAMGTYDPNNPVVVPIKSDMRYRASNSKIEFENSAVVIYMMDVSGSMGDEQKEIVRTESFWINLWLKSQYKDIEIRYIIHDATAKEVDEDTFFRTRESGGTLISSAFKLCKEIIDADYNADEWNIYPFHFSDGDNWSAEDTKVCVDLLKSSIIPNSNAFFYGQVESRYGSGQFYKDLSKEFGEKHEDVILSKIKNKDAILDSIKEFLGPGK, encoded by the coding sequence ATGGATCATCCAATTAAAAGAGATCACGCACGCTTTCGAAAAATTATTAAAGGGAAGGTGCGTGATAACCTAAGAAAGTATATCGCTGGTGGCGAGATGCCGATTCCAAAAGGAAATGGGCAATTCAAAGTTCCAATGCCTTCAATTAATACCCCAAGGTTTCGTTTCGGTGATAAGAGCCAAGGTGGAACTGGTCAAGGTGACGGGCAACCTGGAGATCCAGTCGATGGACAAGGAGAGCCGGGAGAAGGTCAAGGTGAGCCTGGTGAAGCTGGAGAGCAAGAAGGTGAGAAGGCCCTTGATGTTGAAATGAGTTTAGATGAACTTGCTTCAATCCTAGGAGATGAACTCGCACTTCCAAAAATTGAGCCAAAGGGTAAGAAGAATATGGAATCAACAGTGGATCGATACACTAGTATTGGTACTGTTGGGCCAGACTCTCTTAAGCACTATAAGAGATCATTTAAAGAGGCCTTAAAGCGTCAGATCGCAATGGGGACTTATGATCCAAATAATCCCGTTGTTGTTCCAATTAAGTCAGACATGAGATACCGAGCAAGTAATTCAAAGATTGAATTTGAAAACTCTGCTGTGGTTATCTATATGATGGATGTTTCGGGTTCAATGGGTGATGAGCAAAAAGAAATCGTTAGAACAGAGTCTTTTTGGATCAATTTGTGGCTTAAGTCTCAATATAAAGATATTGAAATTCGTTATATCATTCACGATGCAACAGCTAAGGAAGTTGATGAGGATACTTTCTTTAGAACTCGTGAAAGTGGTGGAACACTAATTTCATCTGCATTTAAGTTATGTAAAGAAATTATCGATGCTGATTACAATGCAGATGAATGGAATATTTACCCATTTCATTTCTCTGATGGTGATAATTGGTCAGCGGAGGATACAAAGGTCTGTGTCGATCTTTTAAAAAGCTCTATTATTCCAAACTCTAATGCTTTCTTTTACGGGCAAGTTGAATCTCGTTACGGTTCAGGCCAGTTTTATAAAGATTTATCCAAAGAATTTGGTGAAAAGCATGAGGATGTTATTTTAAGTAAAATTAAAAACAAGGATGCAATCCTTGATTCCATCAAAGAATTCTTAGGGCCAGGAAAGTAA
- a CDS encoding SpoVR family protein, translating into MERTKPLSGELAKLRDEVLGYALDYGLDFYPVVFEVCDYDTVCILAANGGFPTRYPHWRFGLEYDRLAKGNTYGFQKIYELVINTDPCYAYLLSSNRYVDQKLVMAHVYGHADFFKNNAWFRHTDRRMMDVMANHGTKIRRYMDRYGQDTVEEFIDTILSFENLLDVNVLFQGEVKQATSADEEYEHKDERSQVLRSFMNSKMARGEADEDVVERKKTPLELLDDEVRGTRDIMSFLMQHAPIEEWQADVIGILREEAYYFLPQRMTKIMNEGWASYWHSKILTKKALNSSEIIDFADIHSGVMAMSKQNINPYKIGIELMRDIEYRWDTGKFGKEYQECTNLQEKENWHIETNQGREKIFEVRRTHNDITFIDEFFTEEFCNRMQLFTYKYNSRTGRNEIETRDFKEIKSKLLNQLTNFGSPIIEVESANHKNRGELLLRHVHQGVDLDLTQASDTMANIYKVWKRPVSIETVVEDKRIRYIFDGLEFKEDK; encoded by the coding sequence ATGGAAAGAACAAAACCATTATCAGGAGAGTTAGCAAAACTAAGAGATGAAGTACTTGGTTATGCACTCGATTACGGCCTAGACTTCTATCCAGTCGTTTTTGAGGTTTGTGACTACGATACAGTATGTATTTTAGCTGCCAACGGTGGATTCCCAACACGCTACCCTCACTGGCGTTTTGGCCTTGAGTATGATCGCCTTGCAAAGGGGAATACTTATGGATTCCAAAAAATATACGAACTCGTTATTAATACTGACCCTTGTTATGCTTATCTTTTAAGCTCAAATCGTTATGTGGACCAAAAGTTAGTTATGGCCCATGTTTATGGCCATGCTGATTTCTTTAAAAATAACGCTTGGTTTCGCCATACAGATCGTCGCATGATGGATGTTATGGCCAATCATGGCACTAAAATTCGTCGTTATATGGATCGCTATGGCCAAGATACTGTCGAAGAGTTTATCGATACGATCCTCTCTTTTGAAAATCTTCTTGATGTTAACGTTCTCTTCCAAGGTGAAGTGAAGCAAGCAACTTCAGCAGATGAAGAGTATGAACATAAAGATGAGAGATCTCAAGTTCTTCGCTCTTTTATGAACTCCAAAATGGCAAGAGGCGAAGCTGATGAGGATGTTGTAGAAAGAAAGAAGACACCTCTAGAGTTACTTGATGATGAAGTTCGTGGTACACGTGATATTATGAGCTTCCTAATGCAGCATGCTCCAATTGAAGAGTGGCAGGCCGATGTTATCGGTATTTTAAGAGAAGAAGCTTATTACTTTCTTCCACAAAGAATGACAAAGATTATGAATGAGGGGTGGGCCTCTTATTGGCACTCTAAGATTCTGACAAAGAAGGCTTTAAATAGCTCAGAAATTATTGATTTCGCAGATATTCACTCTGGTGTTATGGCCATGAGTAAGCAAAATATTAATCCTTATAAGATAGGTATTGAGCTAATGCGTGATATTGAATACCGCTGGGATACTGGTAAATTCGGAAAGGAATATCAAGAATGTACAAATCTCCAAGAAAAAGAGAATTGGCATATTGAAACAAATCAAGGACGCGAAAAAATCTTTGAAGTTCGCCGTACTCATAATGACATCACTTTTATCGATGAATTCTTCACTGAAGAGTTTTGTAACCGCATGCAGCTTTTTACATATAAGTACAATTCTCGAACAGGAAGAAATGAGATTGAAACTCGTGACTTTAAAGAAATTAAGTCAAAGCTACTAAATCAACTAACAAATTTCGGCTCACCAATCATTGAAGTAGAGTCTGCTAATCATAAGAATCGTGGAGAGTTACTTCTTCGCCATGTCCACCAAGGTGTTGATCTCGACTTAACTCAGGCAAGTGATACAATGGCCAATATTTATAAAGTATGGAAAAGGCCAGTATCAATTGAAACTGTCGTTGAAGATAAGCGTATTCGCTATATCTTTGATGGATTAGAGTTTAAAGAAGATAAATAA
- a CDS encoding FecR family protein, whose protein sequence is MLSTFKYSLIFLFISLLITSVEAFELVSGRGDINLFHKDQMKKIDGNSINGAIGINQDTLIMTASNSYARFINDRGDILIIGPNSKVTIELKSTFAGDLIALHDGNIRVIAKKQRKVTKGKFDRIFIRTNSAVAAAETADFLLSYNLFNNVTGLLSFNGESAFKRIDKTHDLSAGQRLIYRRSSKGSQLKYKFHKDTGLSEKLKLANDTLFGDERKNVSTLYRGQYSATFHDARPASMPVKINPIQLTLLYRNTNLDMTLYSDSMDYGQGDDATVAAFPLKGDLLRPAEQVTSYRGQYSTYQKKYAPKAGGLVDIRTGIYIPPENDAIFDESFRVYIPRKIGRINAVNGNFVSPKNLKIDPNKGFVTVNNTHESLKNQQMLNNLLKSNLLLASYQNVSRKKMSMAERYSANIVGLSIVNQGLTHTYNNDEFDFSSRGIELSLILIGNGVIRPFAKFKLLNENFEQLTSSKEVERFYHMNLGLDYLLNENFYLSGQISIDEAPIYLSSTNTITLATINSLIGEVGAKVIRSKRYDIFVFGGAKYNHSNEDDEFDMVSGFGFYAGAKAEYWINRRSYFYGDLSYINHSLSIVGNSNDSDIDMSGTILNLGYRYSF, encoded by the coding sequence ATGCTTTCTACTTTTAAGTACTCTTTAATATTCTTATTCATATCGCTTTTAATTACTAGCGTTGAAGCTTTTGAATTAGTTTCAGGCCGAGGTGATATAAACTTATTTCATAAAGATCAAATGAAGAAAATTGATGGAAATAGTATCAATGGTGCTATTGGTATCAATCAAGATACTCTTATTATGACTGCAAGCAATAGCTATGCACGCTTCATTAATGACCGTGGTGATATTCTTATCATTGGTCCCAATTCGAAGGTTACAATTGAATTAAAATCTACCTTTGCTGGAGATTTGATTGCTCTTCATGATGGAAATATTCGTGTTATTGCTAAGAAGCAAAGAAAGGTTACAAAAGGTAAATTTGATCGTATTTTTATTCGCACAAATAGTGCTGTTGCCGCGGCCGAGACAGCTGATTTCTTATTGAGCTATAACTTATTTAATAATGTAACTGGCCTACTCTCTTTTAATGGTGAATCCGCATTTAAAAGAATCGATAAGACTCATGATCTAAGTGCTGGCCAACGTTTAATCTATCGACGCTCATCTAAAGGTAGTCAGCTTAAGTACAAATTTCATAAAGACACTGGACTTAGTGAAAAGCTAAAATTAGCAAATGATACTTTATTTGGAGATGAGAGAAAGAATGTTTCAACTCTCTATCGTGGGCAATATAGTGCAACATTTCATGATGCTAGGCCTGCTTCAATGCCTGTTAAGATTAATCCTATCCAATTAACACTACTATATCGTAATACCAATCTTGATATGACACTTTATTCAGACTCGATGGACTATGGCCAAGGTGATGATGCAACTGTTGCTGCATTTCCATTAAAAGGCGACCTTTTAAGGCCTGCGGAGCAAGTAACATCGTATCGAGGCCAATATTCAACATACCAAAAGAAGTACGCACCAAAGGCCGGAGGTCTTGTTGATATAAGAACAGGGATTTATATCCCGCCTGAAAACGATGCTATCTTTGATGAGTCATTTCGTGTTTATATTCCAAGAAAAATAGGTCGCATTAATGCAGTAAATGGAAATTTCGTTTCACCAAAGAATTTAAAAATTGATCCAAATAAAGGATTTGTAACAGTTAATAACACTCATGAATCGCTAAAGAATCAACAGATGTTAAATAACTTATTAAAATCAAATCTGCTATTAGCAAGTTATCAAAATGTATCTCGTAAGAAAATGTCCATGGCCGAAAGGTACTCTGCAAATATTGTTGGGCTCTCAATTGTCAATCAAGGCCTAACTCATACTTATAATAATGATGAATTTGATTTTTCTTCACGTGGTATTGAGTTGAGCTTAATACTTATTGGAAATGGTGTTATTAGGCCATTTGCAAAATTTAAATTACTAAATGAGAACTTTGAACAACTTACTTCTTCAAAAGAAGTCGAAAGATTCTATCATATGAATCTAGGTTTAGATTATCTATTAAATGAGAACTTCTATCTAAGTGGCCAAATTTCAATTGATGAGGCCCCTATCTATTTAAGTTCTACAAATACAATAACATTGGCCACTATAAATAGCTTAATAGGGGAAGTAGGAGCTAAAGTTATAAGATCTAAACGATACGATATATTTGTATTTGGTGGAGCTAAATATAACCATTCAAATGAGGATGATGAATTTGATATGGTGTCTGGTTTTGGCTTTTATGCAGGAGCGAAGGCAGAGTATTGGATTAATCGTAGAAGTTATTTCTATGGAGATTTAAGCTATATTAATCATTCTCTATCGATTGTTGGAAACTCTAATGATAGTGATATTGATATGAGTGGTACTATTTTAAACCTAGGCTACCGTTACTCATTCTAA